In a single window of the Luteolibacter sp. Y139 genome:
- a CDS encoding NAD(P)/FAD-dependent oxidoreductase: MKLAVIGGGPAGLRAAEVAASAGASVTVFDAKPSVGRKLLVAGRGGLNLTHGEELDRFISRYSGPAEFWQRAISSFTPADLREWAAGLRIETFEQRTGRVYPREMKAAPLLRRWVDRLRGLGVTFEMNHRWMDLKPGSPHLLEFSIHDKRSTFTADAVILALGGASWPITGSDGGWTSILTRLGVEVNPLVPANCGWETQWPAEVLAVAEGKPLKNLEVHAGNYAAKGELMVTAYGLEGGALYQLGAALRSMPLPSIHIDFKPTYSVEQLAAKLAASKLSATAASHRFWKLSDAAHVILCNGLPEATSAHELAVRAKFCPVTFTSPRPIDEAISSAGGVCWDELDTRLMLKKFPGIFIAGEMIDWEAPTGGYLMQGCFATATLAGLAAIA, encoded by the coding sequence ATGAAACTCGCGGTCATTGGTGGTGGACCAGCCGGCCTCCGCGCCGCGGAGGTGGCGGCCTCGGCCGGTGCCTCGGTCACGGTGTTTGACGCCAAGCCCTCGGTGGGCCGCAAGCTGCTGGTGGCAGGCCGCGGCGGACTGAACCTCACGCACGGTGAAGAGCTCGACCGCTTTATCTCCCGCTACTCCGGTCCGGCGGAGTTCTGGCAGCGCGCCATCTCCTCCTTTACCCCCGCGGATCTCCGCGAGTGGGCCGCGGGTCTCCGCATTGAGACCTTCGAACAACGGACCGGCCGCGTTTATCCGCGCGAGATGAAAGCAGCTCCCCTGCTCCGTCGCTGGGTCGACCGCCTGCGCGGACTCGGAGTTACCTTCGAGATGAACCATCGATGGATGGACCTCAAGCCGGGCTCTCCCCATCTACTGGAGTTCTCCATCCACGATAAACGTAGTACTTTCACCGCGGATGCCGTTATCCTGGCACTCGGCGGCGCCTCGTGGCCGATCACGGGGTCCGATGGCGGATGGACATCGATTCTTACCCGTCTCGGCGTCGAGGTAAACCCGCTGGTTCCGGCGAACTGCGGTTGGGAAACGCAATGGCCTGCGGAGGTCCTCGCAGTGGCCGAAGGCAAACCTTTAAAGAATCTGGAAGTTCATGCGGGAAACTACGCAGCAAAGGGCGAGCTGATGGTCACCGCTTACGGCCTTGAAGGCGGTGCTCTCTATCAGCTTGGTGCAGCGCTTCGCAGCATGCCGCTTCCTTCGATTCATATCGATTTCAAGCCGACCTACTCGGTCGAGCAGCTGGCAGCCAAGCTTGCGGCGTCGAAACTATCCGCCACCGCTGCCAGTCATAGGTTTTGGAAGCTCTCCGACGCCGCCCACGTGATTCTTTGCAATGGATTGCCAGAAGCAACGTCCGCGCACGAACTCGCGGTCAGAGCTAAGTTCTGCCCGGTGACCTTCACTTCCCCCCGCCCGATTGATGAAGCGATTTCATCTGCGGGCGGCGTTTGCTGGGACGAACTTGATACGAGGCTGATGCTGAAAAAATTTCCCGGCATTTTTATCGCTGGTGAAATGATCGATTGGGAGGCGCCCACCGGCGGCTATCTGATGCAAGGATGCTTTGCTACTGCAACGTTGGCGGGCCTTGCAGCGATTGCTTGA
- a CDS encoding CTP synthase, whose product MKYIFVTGGVVSSLGKGLAAASIGALLEHRGLKTLMQKFDPYLNVDPGTMSPYQHGEVYVLDDGAETDLDLGHYERFTSGVMSRLNNLTSGQVFDAVIKKERRGEYLGKTVQFIPHVTDEIKARLHMVTDSNPDVDVLITEIGGTVGDMEGLLFVEALRQFALEVGKDNVCFIHVTLLPFIKAAGEVKTKPTQQSVAKLRELGIQPDIIICRTEADLDEDNRKKIAMFCNVEKKNVVAFRDVAHTIYECPLDLRRDKIDRLVVDKIGLGHTPAPALDDWEHFVRRVIHPKNKVTIAVAGKYIELQDAYKSIYESLIHAGAHHDTKVNIVRVEAEAIEDHGAKAVIGEVDGILVPGGFGDRGIEGKILAAQYARENNIPYFGICLGMQIATIEFARNICKLRGANSTEFDKNTPFPVICLQEEQKGVEDMGATMRLGSCESVVFAGTKASDLYGSADRIHERHRHRYEFNSDFQDKLQDGGLVISSVSEKEGLVEIIELPNHPFFVGAQFHPEFQSKPNKPHPLFAGFVKASLERAQAQ is encoded by the coding sequence ATGAAATACATCTTCGTTACCGGCGGCGTCGTCTCGTCCCTAGGAAAAGGTCTCGCAGCGGCCTCGATCGGCGCGCTGCTCGAGCACCGCGGCCTCAAGACGCTGATGCAAAAGTTCGACCCGTATCTCAACGTGGACCCGGGCACCATGTCGCCTTACCAACATGGTGAGGTTTACGTGCTCGACGATGGCGCGGAGACCGACTTGGACCTCGGTCACTACGAGCGCTTCACCTCCGGCGTGATGTCGCGACTGAACAACCTCACCTCCGGCCAGGTCTTCGACGCCGTGATCAAGAAAGAGCGCCGCGGCGAGTATCTCGGCAAGACGGTGCAGTTCATCCCGCACGTCACCGATGAGATCAAGGCCCGGCTGCACATGGTGACCGACAGCAATCCCGACGTGGACGTGCTAATCACCGAAATCGGCGGCACGGTCGGCGACATGGAAGGACTGCTCTTTGTCGAAGCCCTACGCCAGTTCGCGCTCGAAGTGGGCAAGGACAACGTCTGCTTCATCCACGTCACCCTGCTGCCCTTCATCAAGGCCGCCGGCGAAGTGAAGACCAAGCCAACCCAGCAGTCGGTGGCCAAGCTGCGCGAGCTCGGCATCCAGCCGGACATCATCATCTGCCGCACCGAAGCCGATCTCGACGAGGACAACCGCAAGAAGATCGCGATGTTCTGCAACGTCGAGAAGAAGAACGTGGTCGCGTTCCGCGATGTCGCCCACACCATTTACGAGTGCCCGCTCGACCTGCGCCGCGACAAGATCGACCGCCTCGTGGTCGACAAGATCGGCCTCGGCCACACTCCCGCGCCTGCTCTTGATGACTGGGAGCATTTCGTCCGCCGCGTCATCCATCCGAAGAACAAGGTGACCATCGCGGTCGCCGGCAAATACATCGAGCTGCAGGACGCGTACAAGTCGATCTACGAATCGCTGATCCACGCCGGTGCGCATCACGACACCAAGGTGAACATCGTCCGCGTCGAAGCCGAGGCGATCGAAGACCACGGTGCGAAGGCGGTGATCGGTGAAGTGGACGGCATTCTGGTTCCCGGTGGCTTCGGCGACCGCGGCATCGAGGGCAAGATCCTCGCCGCCCAGTATGCCCGCGAGAACAACATCCCCTACTTCGGCATCTGCCTCGGCATGCAGATCGCGACCATCGAATTCGCCCGTAACATCTGCAAGCTGCGTGGTGCGAACTCCACCGAGTTCGACAAGAACACTCCTTTCCCGGTGATCTGCCTCCAGGAAGAGCAGAAGGGCGTGGAGGACATGGGCGCCACCATGCGCCTCGGCTCCTGCGAAAGTGTCGTCTTCGCCGGCACCAAGGCTTCCGATCTCTACGGCAGCGCGGATCGCATTCACGAGCGCCACCGCCACCGCTACGAGTTCAACTCCGACTTCCAGGACAAGCTCCAGGATGGCGGCCTCGTCATCTCGTCGGTGTCCGAGAAGGAAGGCCTCGTCGAGATCATCGAGCTGCCGAATCACCCGTTCTTCGTCGGCGCGCAATTCCACCCCGAGTTCCAATCGAAGCCGAACAAGCCGCATCCGCTGTTCGCCGGCTTCGTGAAGGCCTCGCTGGAGCGCGCCCAGGCCCAGTAA
- the kdsB gene encoding 3-deoxy-manno-octulosonate cytidylyltransferase: MGGGEPHIIGILPARWGSSRFPGKPLHLIAGKPLVQHVWEQCRKCTRLDDLYIATDDERIFAAAESFGAKAIMTSPEHPTGTDRLAEAVRSLPHADIIVNIQGDEPLIDPELVDELAAAMAADATLDMATAANPLDPADPAVQDPNVVKVVTALDGRALYFSRSPLPYFRNPVEGLPVYRHKGIYAYRRTFLERFVTWPPSPLEKAESLEQLRALENGASIKVLPTNDTSPGVDTPEQAAHVESILTSQLSHP, encoded by the coding sequence ATGGGCGGAGGGGAACCACACATCATCGGAATTCTTCCAGCGCGCTGGGGGTCCTCCCGCTTCCCCGGAAAGCCCCTCCACCTCATCGCCGGCAAGCCCCTCGTCCAGCACGTCTGGGAGCAGTGCCGCAAGTGCACGAGGCTCGATGACCTCTACATCGCCACCGATGACGAGCGGATTTTCGCGGCCGCTGAGAGCTTCGGTGCGAAGGCGATCATGACCTCGCCCGAGCATCCTACCGGCACCGATCGACTTGCCGAGGCCGTGCGTTCGTTGCCTCACGCCGACATCATCGTGAACATCCAGGGCGATGAGCCGCTGATCGATCCTGAGCTCGTTGACGAACTCGCCGCCGCGATGGCTGCCGATGCCACGCTCGACATGGCGACCGCCGCCAATCCACTCGATCCCGCCGATCCCGCGGTGCAGGACCCGAATGTGGTGAAAGTGGTCACCGCGCTCGATGGCCGCGCACTCTACTTTTCCCGCTCTCCCCTGCCCTACTTCCGTAACCCGGTCGAGGGCCTGCCCGTCTATCGTCACAAGGGGATCTACGCATACCGCCGTACTTTCCTTGAGCGCTTCGTCACCTGGCCCCCCTCTCCGCTGGAGAAGGCCGAATCGCTCGAACAACTGCGCGCGCTGGAAAACGGCGCGTCGATCAAGGTTCTCCCTACCAACGACACCTCGCCCGGTGTCGACACACCCGAACAAGCCGCCCACGTCGAATCCATCCTCACCAGCCAACTGTCCCACCCATGA
- a CDS encoding sodium:solute symporter produces MGQYWIDGVVLLTYFGLIFAIGFSQRSKSGSMEGFALGDRQIAWWAVLASILAAEISAGTFFGAPGEGYALRNFTYIQLIVGYLLARVVVSAVFIPAYYKHGVVSIYEFLGLRFGPKTHRVSSGVFLVTRLLASGTRLWVPTMLLVLFWHLQHPQQTISPSTEFWLTAVALLLVTFATAIYTTVGGIRAVIWTDVIQIVVLVCALGFSLMYLLGHIPGGWGGATQMLQGPKDLIVWDWGIKEGAGFWGNVKGVLEQEYTVWAAFLGSTFVTMATHGTDQDMVQRMLTAKNKRQSAVATILSGLADVPITLVVLGIGILLYVFYQQMPDPLLPRNAEGVVPSNKVFPHFVLTVMPAGLRGLVIAGVLATTMGSLSTALNSLATSYVKDFHFRWFGEPPDEKGKVRVLRFGTVLFAVLLITVALATAWVSAHNPKLRILPIILGIFGYTYGSLLGVFMVGLFTKTRGNDRGNIIAMAVGFLVVAYLSGLDRDVCALFKAEGLGRPDWMPVIEFPWRIMFGTITTFLIAVSFRTPASHRGVTS; encoded by the coding sequence ATGGGACAATACTGGATCGACGGGGTAGTGCTGCTGACCTACTTCGGTTTGATTTTCGCGATCGGATTCTCGCAGCGCTCCAAGAGCGGCTCCATGGAGGGCTTCGCGCTCGGCGACCGGCAAATCGCGTGGTGGGCGGTGCTGGCGTCGATTCTCGCGGCGGAAATCAGCGCCGGCACCTTCTTCGGCGCGCCGGGTGAAGGCTATGCGCTCAGAAACTTCACCTACATCCAGTTGATCGTGGGCTACTTGCTGGCCCGTGTCGTGGTCAGCGCCGTCTTCATTCCCGCCTATTACAAGCATGGGGTGGTGAGCATCTACGAATTCCTCGGCCTGCGCTTCGGACCGAAGACGCATCGCGTGTCCTCCGGGGTCTTCCTGGTCACCCGTCTGCTCGCCAGCGGGACGCGGCTGTGGGTGCCTACCATGTTGCTGGTGCTATTCTGGCACCTCCAGCATCCGCAGCAGACGATCTCCCCGTCGACGGAGTTCTGGCTGACGGCGGTGGCGCTGCTGTTGGTGACCTTTGCCACGGCGATCTACACCACGGTGGGCGGCATCCGCGCCGTGATCTGGACGGACGTGATCCAGATCGTGGTGCTGGTCTGCGCGCTGGGATTCTCGCTGATGTATTTGCTCGGCCACATCCCCGGCGGATGGGGCGGTGCCACGCAGATGCTGCAGGGACCGAAAGACCTCATCGTGTGGGATTGGGGCATCAAGGAGGGCGCTGGCTTCTGGGGCAATGTGAAGGGCGTCCTGGAACAGGAATACACCGTGTGGGCCGCCTTCCTCGGCTCCACCTTCGTGACGATGGCCACCCACGGCACCGACCAGGACATGGTGCAGCGGATGCTCACCGCCAAGAACAAGCGCCAGAGCGCTGTTGCCACCATTCTCTCGGGTCTCGCGGATGTGCCGATCACGCTGGTCGTTCTCGGCATCGGCATCCTGCTGTATGTGTTTTACCAGCAGATGCCGGATCCGCTGTTGCCGCGGAATGCCGAAGGCGTCGTCCCATCGAACAAGGTCTTTCCCCACTTCGTGCTCACGGTGATGCCGGCCGGCCTGCGAGGGCTGGTGATCGCCGGGGTGCTGGCGACGACCATGGGATCGCTCAGCACGGCCCTGAACTCACTCGCGACCAGCTACGTGAAGGACTTCCACTTCCGCTGGTTCGGTGAGCCGCCGGACGAAAAGGGCAAGGTCCGTGTGCTGCGCTTCGGCACCGTGCTCTTCGCCGTGCTGCTGATCACGGTGGCGCTCGCGACCGCGTGGGTGAGCGCTCACAATCCGAAGCTGCGGATCCTGCCCATCATTCTGGGCATCTTCGGCTACACCTATGGTTCGCTGCTTGGCGTCTTCATGGTCGGGCTCTTCACCAAGACCCGCGGCAACGATCGCGGAAACATCATCGCCATGGCAGTCGGATTCCTCGTGGTCGCTTACCTCTCCGGGCTGGATCGCGACGTTTGCGCGCTCTTCAAGGCCGAGGGACTGGGTCGCCCGGATTGGATGCCGGTCATCGAATTTCCATGGCGGATCATGTTCGGAACCATCACCACGTTCCTCATCGCGGTCAGCTTCAGGACCCCCGCGAGCCATCGCGGTGTGACCTCATGA
- the dnaA gene encoding chromosomal replication initiator protein DnaA → MESEEFEEDAMTAIADVAAQWEATCEVLGGLVSKDAYQRWFRASRLVAVEDSKAVVAVPNDIHQVWIETNYMPELATAVAETIEGVRGVRLVVEDKLAEILEPAASDIDRAVPARPAQVAPMGGEVSFEKRLKTSGLNPQFTLDNFVVGANSQFAHAACEAVGKRKGPGYNPLFIHGGSGLGKTHLMQAIGQEFLRSMPASRVVYLTCEKFTNEFIDAVRKGDLERFRKRYRTAELMLIDDVQFIGGKERSQEEFFHTFNSLLDGRCQVVLTSDRPASEIKNLEPRLVSRFECGLTVEIQPPVFETRLAILQKKRDEWKVKVEEGIMRFLADRIRSNVRRLEGALMRVATFASLAGERVTEERVEHLLRDLLREETGKQVTVDSIQRAVADHFDVRLADMTSRRRPASIAFPRQVAMYLSRTLTKQSLMEIGEAFGGRDHGTVIHAVKRITAQMEADLSTRDAVAVIEASLRR, encoded by the coding sequence ATGGAATCTGAGGAGTTCGAGGAGGATGCAATGACGGCCATCGCTGACGTGGCTGCACAATGGGAAGCAACCTGCGAAGTTCTCGGCGGTCTGGTGAGCAAGGATGCTTACCAGCGTTGGTTCCGGGCTTCGCGGTTGGTGGCGGTGGAGGATTCGAAGGCGGTCGTTGCCGTGCCGAATGACATCCACCAGGTGTGGATCGAGACGAACTACATGCCGGAACTCGCCACCGCGGTGGCAGAGACGATCGAAGGCGTTCGCGGGGTGAGGCTGGTGGTGGAGGACAAGCTCGCCGAGATCCTCGAGCCCGCTGCTTCGGACATCGATCGCGCGGTGCCGGCTCGCCCGGCGCAGGTCGCTCCGATGGGCGGTGAAGTGAGCTTTGAGAAGCGTCTCAAGACGTCCGGTCTCAATCCGCAATTCACGCTCGATAACTTCGTCGTCGGCGCGAACAGCCAGTTCGCCCACGCCGCCTGCGAGGCCGTCGGCAAGCGCAAGGGGCCGGGCTACAACCCGCTCTTCATTCACGGTGGCTCCGGTCTCGGCAAGACCCACCTCATGCAGGCGATCGGCCAGGAATTCCTGCGCAGCATGCCTGCTTCCCGCGTGGTCTATTTGACCTGCGAAAAGTTCACCAACGAGTTCATCGACGCCGTCCGCAAGGGCGACCTCGAGCGCTTCCGCAAGCGCTACCGCACGGCCGAGCTGATGCTCATCGATGACGTCCAGTTCATCGGCGGCAAGGAGCGCTCGCAGGAGGAATTCTTCCACACCTTCAACTCGCTGCTCGATGGCCGTTGCCAAGTGGTCCTCACCAGCGACCGCCCGGCCAGCGAGATCAAGAATCTGGAGCCGCGCCTCGTATCCCGCTTCGAATGCGGCCTCACGGTGGAGATCCAACCGCCGGTCTTCGAGACCCGCCTCGCGATCCTCCAGAAGAAGCGCGACGAGTGGAAGGTGAAGGTCGAGGAGGGCATCATGCGCTTCCTGGCTGACCGCATCCGCAGCAATGTCCGCCGCCTGGAAGGTGCGCTGATGCGCGTCGCCACCTTCGCCTCGCTGGCGGGGGAGAGGGTGACCGAGGAGCGCGTGGAGCACCTTCTCCGCGACCTCCTGCGCGAGGAAACCGGCAAGCAGGTGACGGTCGATTCGATCCAGCGCGCCGTGGCCGATCATTTCGACGTTCGTCTGGCAGACATGACCAGCCGCCGCCGTCCGGCCAGCATCGCCTTTCCCCGCCAGGTGGCCATGTACCTGAGCCGCACGCTCACCAAGCAGTCGCTCATGGAGATCGGGGAGGCCTTCGGCGGACGGGATCACGGGACGGTTATCCACGCGGTGAAACGGATCACGGCACAAATGGAGGCCGATCTCTCCACACGGGACGCGGTCGCGGTCATCGAGGCCTCGCTGCGACGCTGA
- the dnaN gene encoding DNA polymerase III subunit beta, translated as MKFSISKEALLEGLQKVQHVVSTRTTLPILSNVLLVAKNGRLTFTTTDLDVGITGSVEAKIEKEGATTLPAKRLVNIVRELPASEVEITVDAKNIASIQSGPSFFKIIGLGQDDFPPLPDFEGAKEFRMPQQQLRDGLKKTSYAISTDETRYVLNGIYTSFRDGKLTLVATDGRRLAMVENDLDFPASHETDVIVPTKAVQELQRLLGDAGEVLIRLSDSQISFSIGEHLLISKLIEGNYPNYRQVIPGDSTERVELPRESTLDTVRRVSLLSSDKSNSVKLVFGSNVVEVTANSPDVGEARETMEVAYGGKAMQIAFNPEFLMAPLRNLESDTVYLDLIDEMSPGVVRIDGSFLYVIMPMRVTG; from the coding sequence ATGAAGTTCAGCATTTCCAAAGAAGCCCTCCTTGAGGGGCTGCAGAAGGTCCAGCACGTGGTCAGCACTCGCACGACCCTGCCGATTCTTTCGAACGTGCTGCTGGTGGCGAAAAACGGCCGTTTGACCTTCACTACCACCGACCTCGATGTGGGCATCACCGGCTCGGTGGAAGCCAAGATCGAAAAGGAAGGCGCGACCACCCTGCCGGCCAAGCGCCTCGTCAACATCGTCCGCGAGCTCCCGGCGAGCGAGGTCGAGATCACCGTCGATGCCAAGAACATCGCCTCGATCCAGAGCGGCCCGTCCTTCTTCAAGATTATCGGCCTCGGCCAAGACGACTTCCCGCCGCTTCCCGACTTCGAGGGAGCCAAGGAATTCCGCATGCCGCAGCAGCAACTGCGCGACGGCCTTAAGAAGACCTCCTACGCGATCTCGACCGATGAGACCCGTTACGTCCTCAACGGCATCTACACCTCTTTCCGTGACGGCAAGCTGACGCTCGTCGCCACCGACGGCCGCCGCCTCGCGATGGTCGAGAACGACCTCGATTTCCCGGCCAGCCACGAGACCGACGTGATCGTGCCGACCAAGGCCGTTCAGGAACTCCAGCGCTTGCTCGGCGATGCCGGCGAAGTGCTCATCCGCCTCTCGGACAGCCAGATCTCCTTCTCCATCGGCGAACACCTTCTCATCAGCAAGCTGATCGAAGGCAACTACCCGAACTACCGCCAGGTGATCCCGGGCGACTCGACCGAGCGCGTCGAGCTGCCACGCGAATCCACCCTCGACACCGTCCGCCGCGTCTCGCTCCTGTCCTCCGACAAGTCGAACTCGGTGAAGCTCGTCTTCGGTTCGAACGTCGTGGAAGTCACCGCCAACTCGCCGGATGTCGGTGAAGCCCGCGAAACGATGGAAGTCGCCTACGGCGGCAAGGCGATGCAGATCGCTTTCAATCCGGAGTTCCTGATGGCTCCGCTGCGCAACCTCGAGAGTGACACCGTTTACCTCGATCTGATTGACGAGATGAGCCCCGGCGTGGTCCGCATCGACGGCAGCTTCCTCTACGTCATCATGCCGATGCGCGTGACGGGCTAA